One Kitasatospora sp. NBC_01266 genomic window carries:
- a CDS encoding PH domain-containing protein, producing the protein MEEIRIGGGPRDRRIGFIALAVSLVVATAFGGWAWFAGDPVTAHDARPVAAIVMAAVLFGALYIAFLAFGYTVLSASHLRTRSPALRRSVPWSEISAVELHSRTGRGSTTWMVRVRRKSGRSFIVPGTRLGSSEGAASARLVIEERWAHVTGERPSDPAAEAG; encoded by the coding sequence GTGGAAGAGATCCGGATCGGGGGCGGTCCACGCGATCGCCGAATCGGCTTCATCGCGCTGGCTGTGAGTCTGGTGGTCGCGACGGCTTTTGGAGGCTGGGCGTGGTTCGCGGGTGATCCGGTGACCGCTCATGACGCCCGCCCCGTGGCGGCCATCGTGATGGCCGCGGTCCTCTTCGGCGCGCTCTACATCGCCTTTCTGGCGTTCGGGTACACCGTCCTCAGCGCGTCCCACCTCAGGACACGGTCACCCGCGCTCCGTCGCTCGGTCCCGTGGTCCGAGATCTCCGCGGTCGAGCTCCACAGCCGGACCGGTCGCGGCAGCACGACGTGGATGGTCCGGGTGCGTCGGAAGTCCGGGCGGTCGTTCATCGTCCCCGGCACCCGACTGGGATCCTCGGAAGGAGCGGCCTCGGCAAGGCTCGTGATCGAGGAGCGCTGGGCGCACGTCACGGGCGAGCGCCCGTCCGATCCGGCTGCGGAAGCCGGGTGA
- a CDS encoding GNAT family N-acetyltransferase: protein MDTYLETGRLALRRFTADDADLLIELDSDPAVMRYLTGGNPTAPEVIRERHLPNILAGYEKWGGDLGLFAAHEKDGGAFIGWFILRPEPQGPLDEVELGYRLRRAAWGKGYATEGSRALLDKAFTELGVRMVWAETMSVNHGSRNVMKKLEMTLADTIPTPSDMEMVEGSEHGGVRYEITEEQWGQQ from the coding sequence GTGGACACCTACCTGGAGACCGGGCGCCTGGCCCTGCGCCGCTTCACCGCCGATGACGCGGACCTGTTGATCGAGTTGGACAGCGACCCGGCGGTGATGCGCTACCTGACCGGCGGCAATCCGACTGCGCCCGAGGTCATCCGCGAGCGTCACCTGCCGAACATCCTTGCCGGCTACGAGAAGTGGGGTGGCGACCTCGGACTGTTCGCCGCGCACGAGAAGGACGGCGGCGCGTTCATCGGCTGGTTCATCCTGCGTCCCGAGCCGCAGGGCCCGCTGGACGAAGTCGAACTCGGCTACCGGCTGCGGCGGGCGGCCTGGGGCAAGGGCTACGCCACCGAGGGCTCGCGGGCGTTGCTGGACAAGGCGTTCACGGAGCTCGGTGTGCGGATGGTCTGGGCTGAGACGATGTCCGTGAACCACGGTTCGCGCAACGTCATGAAGAAGCTCGAAATGACGCTCGCGGACACCATCCCCACTCCCTCCGACATGGAGATGGTCGAGGGCTCCGAGCACGGAGGCGTGCGGTACGAGATCACCGAGGAGCAGTGGGGTCAGCAGTAG
- a CDS encoding alpha/beta fold hydrolase yields the protein MAGKASIVFAHGLWADGSCFSKLIPALQAEGHQVYSSQHGLDSLEGDVACVTRAINHVPGPVVLVGHSYGGTLITKAGVHDRVGALVYIAALAPDEDETSQSQQEKFPGTPVFEHLDVADGRLWLLESGVGDFCGDLPAAEQQLVLATGAVPVADLFAQQVPGTAWRTKPSWYIVANDDRTVNPELERAVAERMGAKTYSVDSSHVPMLSHPDFVLDVIRDAAKALES from the coding sequence ATGGCAGGCAAGGCCAGCATCGTTTTCGCGCACGGACTCTGGGCCGACGGGTCGTGCTTCAGCAAGCTCATCCCCGCGCTGCAGGCCGAGGGTCACCAGGTCTACAGCTCGCAGCACGGCCTGGACTCACTCGAAGGCGACGTCGCGTGCGTCACCCGGGCGATCAACCACGTGCCCGGCCCGGTCGTGCTCGTCGGCCACTCCTACGGCGGGACGCTGATCACGAAGGCGGGCGTGCACGACCGTGTGGGCGCGCTGGTCTACATCGCCGCGCTCGCGCCCGACGAGGACGAGACCTCGCAGAGCCAGCAGGAGAAGTTCCCCGGCACACCCGTCTTCGAGCACCTCGACGTCGCCGACGGCCGCCTGTGGCTGCTCGAGTCGGGCGTCGGCGACTTCTGCGGCGATCTGCCTGCGGCCGAGCAGCAGTTGGTCCTGGCGACGGGTGCGGTGCCGGTCGCCGACCTGTTCGCCCAGCAGGTCCCCGGCACCGCCTGGCGTACGAAGCCGAGCTGGTACATCGTCGCGAACGACGACCGCACCGTGAACCCGGAGTTGGAGCGGGCCGTCGCCGAGCGCATGGGCGCGAAGACCTACAGCGTGGACAGCAGCCACGTGCCCATGCTGTCGCACCCCGACTTCGTCCTCGACGTCATCCGCGACGCCGCGAAGGCTCTGGAGTCCTGA
- a CDS encoding alpha/beta hydrolase, whose protein sequence is MTVRNGRTTSLLTVGAVAALLSALTPAASFAATGDPLRQYAQQQPHWQRCAPDSPAAFQCATLKVPLDYGDPGGRKIDLAISRIKAGSAAERHGALLLNPGGPGGAGLDMPLSVGTLLPAAVQRQYDLIGFDPRGVGQSSPLGCGLTDDEQNWEHAYTDRTFAKDVAWARTVADKCQAEEGDTLPYITTRNTARDLDVIRAVLGEKKISYLGYSYGTYLGAVYTQMFPQRADRVVLDSAVDPTTIWRGTFQGWAKGAELDFTRWTEWAAERNATYRLGATPDEVRRTFWDLVAQADRKPIPTEGAPLTGDDLRLGYDAFVHVETASPWIAALKEAAAGGKPAPAGPTTPAPHPAPPTFAHSVPADNAGAAAWAIFCGDTGSWPRDPEQYRRDAIRDKARYPLYGDAGSNIQPCAFWQSAGGEPTTVVNNDVSVLILQNQWDSQTPLAMAQGMHRALRGSRMVTVAGGEGHGVLGVTKSCADASATAYLTTGRLPAKDQTCSSK, encoded by the coding sequence ATGACTGTGCGAAACGGCCGAACAACCTCCCTGCTGACCGTCGGCGCCGTGGCGGCCCTGCTCTCGGCACTCACTCCCGCGGCGTCCTTCGCCGCGACCGGGGACCCGCTGCGGCAGTACGCGCAGCAGCAGCCCCACTGGCAGCGCTGCGCCCCGGACAGCCCCGCCGCCTTCCAGTGCGCGACACTCAAAGTGCCGCTGGACTACGGCGATCCCGGCGGCCGGAAGATCGACCTCGCGATATCCCGGATCAAGGCGGGCAGTGCGGCGGAGCGGCACGGTGCCCTGCTGCTCAACCCCGGTGGCCCGGGCGGCGCGGGGCTGGACATGCCCCTCTCCGTCGGCACGCTGCTGCCCGCGGCCGTGCAGCGGCAGTACGACCTGATCGGGTTCGACCCGAGGGGCGTCGGGCAGAGTTCCCCGCTCGGCTGCGGCCTGACCGACGACGAACAGAACTGGGAACACGCCTACACGGACCGGACATTCGCGAAGGACGTGGCGTGGGCCCGGACGGTTGCCGACAAGTGCCAGGCCGAGGAGGGTGACACGCTGCCGTACATCACCACCCGCAACACCGCGCGCGACCTGGACGTCATCCGCGCGGTGCTGGGCGAGAAGAAGATCTCCTACCTGGGGTACTCCTACGGCACCTACCTCGGCGCCGTCTACACGCAGATGTTCCCGCAGCGGGCCGACCGCGTCGTGCTGGACAGTGCGGTCGACCCCACGACGATCTGGCGGGGCACGTTCCAGGGGTGGGCGAAGGGAGCCGAGCTCGACTTCACGAGGTGGACCGAGTGGGCCGCCGAGCGCAACGCCACCTACCGGTTGGGAGCTACGCCGGACGAGGTCCGCAGGACCTTCTGGGACCTGGTCGCCCAGGCCGACCGCAAGCCCATCCCCACCGAGGGAGCGCCCCTCACCGGTGACGACCTCCGCCTCGGGTACGACGCGTTCGTCCACGTCGAGACCGCCAGCCCCTGGATCGCGGCGCTGAAGGAGGCGGCCGCGGGCGGAAAGCCCGCCCCGGCCGGTCCGACCACGCCGGCCCCGCACCCCGCTCCGCCGACCTTCGCCCACAGTGTTCCCGCGGACAACGCCGGCGCCGCCGCCTGGGCCATCTTCTGCGGGGACACCGGCAGTTGGCCGCGCGACCCCGAGCAGTACCGCCGCGACGCGATCCGCGACAAGGCCCGGTACCCGCTGTACGGCGATGCCGGGTCCAACATCCAGCCGTGCGCCTTCTGGCAGTCCGCGGGCGGTGAGCCCACCACGGTGGTGAACAACGACGTCAGCGTGCTCATCCTGCAGAACCAGTGGGACTCCCAGACGCCGCTGGCCATGGCGCAGGGCATGCACCGGGCCCTGCGCGGCTCCCGCATGGTCACGGTCGCGGGTGGCGAGGGGCACGGCGTCCTCGGCGTCACCAAGTCCTGCGCGGACGCGAGCGCCACGGCCTACCTGACCACCGGCAGGCTGCCGGCGAAGGACCAGACCTGCTCAAGTAAGTGA
- a CDS encoding tRNA-dependent cyclodipeptide synthase has translation MSEAPADRPRRSYKASIDVVSPPAQRAGLADRGQCFLGVSLENSNFTPGKLAAMLRWIARHFPRCTVLVGDSIHRITLASTRSLSEDEALSRALALGDRFIADTRALFAAEREHTRFTYLRCSEVQEWDAYARLRRSLADCHREDPRFRESVEASGRRFHRRQSDRLTEAALERRLRMSSQYLLEEFAVFACLVQKDLSVMVYPGSFSTLAEITDGGHPYAPEELRRLTLVSLSLRGR, from the coding sequence GTGTCAGAAGCTCCCGCGGACCGACCACGCAGGTCCTACAAGGCGAGCATCGACGTGGTCTCCCCTCCTGCCCAGCGGGCCGGCCTGGCGGACCGGGGCCAGTGCTTCCTCGGCGTCAGCCTGGAGAACAGCAACTTCACCCCGGGCAAGCTCGCTGCCATGCTCCGCTGGATAGCCAGGCACTTCCCCCGGTGCACGGTGCTGGTCGGTGACAGCATCCACCGGATCACGCTGGCCTCCACCCGGAGCCTGTCCGAGGACGAGGCGCTCTCCCGGGCGCTGGCCCTGGGCGACCGCTTCATAGCCGACACCCGAGCCCTGTTCGCGGCCGAACGCGAGCACACCCGATTCACCTACCTGCGCTGCTCCGAGGTGCAGGAGTGGGATGCCTACGCGAGGCTCCGTCGAAGCCTCGCCGACTGTCACCGGGAAGACCCGAGGTTCCGGGAATCCGTCGAGGCGTCCGGCCGACGCTTTCACCGCAGGCAGTCCGACCGGCTCACCGAGGCCGCGTTGGAGAGGCGGCTCAGAATGTCCTCGCAGTACCTTCTGGAGGAGTTCGCGGTCTTCGCCTGTCTGGTGCAGAAGGACCTCTCGGTGATGGTCTACCCGGGTTCGTTCAGCACCCTTGCCGAGATCACCGACGGCGGACACCCGTACGCCCCGGAGGAACTGCGCCGGCTGACCCTCGTCTCGCTCTCCCTGCGGGGACGCTGA
- a CDS encoding eCIS core domain-containing protein — MIGNAAVARMVEHERNQEATGRDAVREAVRVAGRGGRRLPDGVRTTMEHAFGTRLDHLRVSVDEQATASIDAKAYTVGDTIVVQNASVLRDVETMAHEIHHTTQHDAPVGLSDPNDRWEREASDVGARVARGENIDDRAAGGGDRQHDAVHRTAVQRRVGFEFESQWRVRDHNNLTAQDEQGYQDEVSQRDALIGVQVLLRMADRQQHSDLLDDTERAKPGDELKNAWLTAQPGGAGRYQATAEGAARLARARRDAPDTYAQHLHFAALSLLQNGRIRETPIRGRDVPKMGTVGAGTGYRLTSDVSPTGGSALEWVTDPLTRKDELLQVMGEITEVSSALDARKDQESFPLQDVDLGGFRALPGMMVFPLDGALVYTPQMTGGFKLDELPRLMEYLQVPDKRPTFTTPGAFDQRREAKQDLHQDSIRLVDGIRRAAQEQAKALPGEVTGGAATDGLVGLATLIGSYLAYGAELGNRANSKSIAGGLMSRTSFAHNFTLLPRAMRIYYREHPGEFAAFVLGAAGLDPADEQALVYPRSVEHGDAGNRVERQIPLTRLQWLTGMPAGKDLLRNYKHLTEAEKIQANEEDWSHIHASLGALGSVDDRVGTSGKEEVALVAELRRMKDGLRTADLTPLATAAFDLVQRLNEGRSLKYEKKKR; from the coding sequence GTGATCGGGAACGCGGCCGTCGCCCGGATGGTCGAGCACGAGCGGAACCAGGAGGCCACCGGCCGGGACGCCGTGCGGGAGGCGGTGAGGGTGGCCGGGCGCGGTGGCCGCCGACTGCCGGACGGTGTGCGAACGACCATGGAGCACGCGTTCGGCACCAGGTTGGACCACCTCAGGGTCTCGGTCGACGAGCAGGCCACCGCGAGCATCGACGCCAAGGCGTACACCGTGGGCGACACCATCGTCGTCCAGAACGCGAGCGTGCTGCGCGACGTCGAGACCATGGCCCACGAGATCCACCACACCACCCAGCACGACGCCCCCGTCGGTCTCAGCGATCCCAACGACAGATGGGAGCGCGAGGCGTCCGACGTCGGGGCCCGGGTCGCCCGCGGTGAGAACATCGACGACCGCGCGGCCGGCGGCGGGGACCGGCAGCACGACGCCGTCCACCGCACCGCGGTCCAGCGCCGCGTCGGCTTCGAGTTCGAGTCGCAGTGGCGGGTGCGCGACCACAACAACCTGACCGCGCAGGACGAGCAGGGCTACCAGGACGAGGTCTCCCAGCGTGACGCCCTGATCGGTGTGCAGGTCCTGCTGAGGATGGCCGACCGGCAGCAGCACAGTGATCTCCTGGACGATACCGAACGAGCCAAGCCTGGCGATGAGTTGAAGAACGCGTGGCTCACCGCCCAGCCGGGCGGAGCCGGGCGGTACCAGGCCACCGCCGAGGGCGCGGCACGGCTGGCGCGGGCGCGACGGGATGCCCCCGACACGTACGCGCAGCACCTGCACTTCGCCGCCCTGTCACTGCTCCAGAACGGCCGGATCCGGGAGACCCCCATCCGCGGCCGCGACGTCCCCAAGATGGGCACGGTCGGTGCCGGCACGGGCTACCGGCTCACCTCGGACGTCAGCCCGACCGGTGGCTCGGCCCTGGAATGGGTGACCGATCCGCTCACGAGGAAGGACGAACTCCTCCAGGTGATGGGGGAGATCACCGAGGTGTCGAGCGCCCTGGACGCCCGCAAGGACCAGGAGTCCTTCCCGCTCCAGGACGTCGACCTCGGCGGTTTCAGGGCGCTGCCGGGGATGATGGTGTTCCCGCTCGACGGTGCGCTCGTCTACACGCCGCAGATGACCGGCGGATTCAAACTGGACGAGCTGCCCCGGCTGATGGAGTACCTCCAAGTGCCGGACAAGCGACCCACGTTCACCACCCCTGGCGCCTTCGACCAGCGCAGGGAGGCCAAGCAGGACCTGCACCAGGACAGCATCCGCCTGGTCGACGGCATTCGTCGGGCGGCCCAGGAGCAGGCCAAGGCCCTGCCCGGGGAGGTCACCGGCGGTGCGGCCACGGACGGGCTGGTCGGTCTGGCCACCCTGATCGGCAGCTATCTGGCGTACGGCGCCGAGCTGGGGAACAGGGCGAACTCGAAGTCGATCGCGGGTGGTCTGATGTCCCGCACCTCCTTCGCCCACAACTTCACGCTGCTGCCCCGCGCGATGCGGATCTACTACCGCGAACACCCGGGCGAGTTCGCCGCGTTCGTCCTCGGAGCGGCCGGTCTGGACCCGGCCGACGAGCAGGCCCTGGTGTACCCCAGGAGCGTCGAGCACGGGGACGCCGGCAACCGCGTCGAGCGGCAGATCCCGCTGACGCGCCTCCAGTGGCTCACGGGCATGCCGGCCGGCAAGGACCTGCTGCGCAACTACAAGCACCTGACCGAGGCGGAGAAGATCCAGGCCAACGAGGAGGACTGGAGCCACATCCACGCCTCCCTCGGCGCCCTGGGCTCGGTGGACGACCGGGTCGGCACATCCGGCAAGGAGGAGGTCGCCCTGGTGGCCGAGCTGCGCCGGATGAAGGACGGCCTGCGCACCGCCGACCTCACGCCCCTGGCCACCGCCGCCTTCGACCTGGTCCAGCGTCTGAACGAGGGCAGGAGCCTCAAGTACGAGAAGAAGAAGCGATGA
- a CDS encoding YihY/virulence factor BrkB family protein: protein MNRLEHVVRTVDRAQQRRPAAAVVVGVVKKYGDDRGGLLAALITYYGFVALIPLLLLLSTVLGFVLHGRPGTQHAVLNSALADFPIIGDQLRQNIHSVQGSGLALAVALLGLLYGALGIAQVLQHAMAEVWNVPEIRRPGYLPRLARSLLLFAVLGTGLLLSTAAATVVSTTLAGPAAGIGGLLLSAVVNTGMCLACFRILTPGEIAARPLLPGCLLAGPLFTVLQAFGAVLVTHQLRHSSQIYGFFATVIGLLSWLYLAAQVTVYAAETNVVLARHLWPRSLLQPPLTPSDQAVLGAIARQQKRRPEQHVQVTFDDQDTSAPVGHQRFRRQRFRRRRCG, encoded by the coding sequence ATGAACCGCCTCGAACACGTCGTGCGCACCGTCGACCGCGCGCAGCAGCGCCGGCCGGCGGCCGCCGTCGTGGTGGGTGTGGTCAAGAAGTACGGTGACGACCGCGGCGGCCTGCTCGCCGCCCTGATCACGTACTACGGCTTCGTCGCGCTGATCCCGCTGCTGCTCCTGCTGAGCACCGTGCTCGGCTTCGTCCTGCACGGCCGGCCGGGCACCCAGCACGCGGTGCTGAACTCCGCGCTCGCGGACTTCCCGATCATCGGCGACCAGTTGCGCCAGAACATCCACTCCGTGCAGGGCAGCGGTCTGGCGTTGGCGGTCGCGCTGCTCGGGCTCCTGTACGGCGCGCTCGGCATCGCGCAGGTCCTGCAGCACGCGATGGCCGAGGTCTGGAACGTCCCGGAGATCCGGCGGCCCGGATACCTCCCCAGGCTGGCCCGGAGCCTGCTGCTCTTCGCCGTCCTCGGTACCGGGCTGCTGCTGAGCACCGCCGCCGCCACCGTGGTCAGCACCACGCTGGCCGGCCCGGCCGCGGGGATCGGGGGCCTGCTGCTGTCCGCCGTCGTCAACACCGGCATGTGCCTGGCGTGCTTCCGGATCCTGACCCCCGGGGAGATCGCCGCCCGCCCACTGCTGCCGGGCTGTCTGCTGGCCGGGCCGCTGTTCACCGTGCTCCAGGCCTTCGGCGCGGTGCTGGTCACCCACCAGCTACGGCACAGCAGCCAGATCTACGGCTTCTTCGCCACCGTCATCGGCCTGCTCTCCTGGCTCTACCTGGCCGCTCAGGTCACCGTGTACGCGGCCGAGACGAACGTGGTCCTGGCCCGCCACCTGTGGCCCCGCAGCCTCCTGCAGCCCCCGCTCACCCCATCCGACCAGGCCGTCCTCGGAGCCATCGCCCGCCAGCAGAAGCGCCGCCCGGAACAGCACGTCCAGGTCACCTTCGACGACCAGGACACCAGCGCCCCGGTCGGGCACCAGCGGTTCAGGCGTCAGCGGTTCAGGCGTCGGCGATGCGGCTGA
- a CDS encoding SCO6745 family protein translates to MTQTARRMFELLEPICLVTYFADECNEELAALGHRTYWDGYFASRAAPLGRVPAQVVHAAFYSFADGEAARHIPSAWETIPPEASVAARERGSAASVRRILGPELAASPGLARAADLITRAATSTPTAGRVMFAGMRNLPVPSDPVARLWHSATMLREHRGDGHVAALVGARIGGTEAHVLEALAKGIHPPESFGRLHHLPKERLAAVMDGLRERGLVDTDGRFTDTGRETKQRIETLTDELAAPPYDALSAAELDELVAELEPITAVLVAAGSR, encoded by the coding sequence ATGACGCAGACCGCCCGCCGCATGTTCGAGCTCCTGGAGCCGATCTGCCTGGTCACCTACTTCGCCGACGAGTGCAACGAGGAGCTGGCCGCTCTCGGCCACCGCACCTACTGGGACGGCTACTTCGCCAGCCGCGCCGCACCGCTGGGGCGGGTGCCGGCACAGGTCGTGCACGCGGCCTTCTACAGCTTCGCCGACGGGGAGGCCGCGCGGCACATCCCGAGCGCGTGGGAGACGATCCCGCCCGAGGCGTCCGTCGCCGCGCGGGAGCGGGGCAGCGCGGCCTCCGTACGGCGGATCCTCGGCCCCGAGTTGGCCGCCTCCCCCGGCCTGGCGCGCGCCGCCGACCTGATCACCAGAGCCGCGACGAGCACGCCCACAGCAGGCCGGGTGATGTTCGCCGGGATGCGCAACCTTCCGGTGCCGAGCGACCCGGTCGCCCGGCTGTGGCACTCCGCCACCATGCTGCGCGAGCACCGCGGTGACGGGCACGTCGCCGCTCTCGTCGGCGCGCGCATCGGCGGCACGGAGGCCCACGTGCTCGAGGCGCTGGCGAAGGGCATCCACCCGCCGGAGTCGTTCGGGCGCCTCCATCACCTGCCGAAGGAGCGGCTGGCCGCGGTCATGGACGGCTTGCGCGAGCGCGGGCTGGTCGACACCGACGGCCGCTTCACCGACACCGGCCGCGAGACCAAGCAGCGCATCGAAACCCTCACCGACGAGCTCGCCGCCCCGCCGTACGACGCCCTGTCAGCTGCCGAGCTCGACGAGCTGGTCGCCGAGCTCGAACCCATCACCGCGGTGCTGGTGGCCGCGGGGTCGCGGTGA
- a CDS encoding MarR family winged helix-turn-helix transcriptional regulator, which produces MENHATGGPPAAGIEDSELGAQVRAAIGSLYRRFRSERPEGALGDVALEVLTYLHKNGPQTLTDLSERGRVSPASMSQTVNRLTSAGYAVRSPDPRDGRKVRFSATEEGHRLAGATRAQRNAWLDEQLGALGAEDRAVIARAAALFSRIADA; this is translated from the coding sequence ATGGAGAACCACGCAACCGGCGGACCGCCCGCGGCCGGGATCGAGGACAGTGAGCTCGGTGCGCAGGTGCGCGCCGCCATCGGGAGCCTGTACCGCCGCTTCCGCAGCGAGCGCCCCGAAGGCGCCCTCGGCGACGTGGCGCTGGAGGTCCTGACCTACCTGCACAAGAACGGGCCCCAGACCCTGACCGACCTCAGTGAGCGAGGCCGGGTCTCCCCCGCCTCGATGAGCCAGACCGTCAACCGGCTGACCTCCGCCGGCTATGCCGTGCGCTCGCCGGACCCGCGTGACGGCCGCAAGGTGCGCTTCAGTGCCACCGAGGAGGGCCACCGCCTGGCCGGCGCCACCCGGGCGCAGCGGAACGCCTGGCTCGACGAACAGCTCGGGGCCCTCGGAGCCGAGGATCGCGCCGTGATCGCCCGTGCCGCCGCGCTGTTCAGCCGCATCGCCGACGCCTGA
- a CDS encoding YbhB/YbcL family Raf kinase inhibitor-like protein, with product MPANPLGIALRNRRAGQHTLAWADSALQAPENFTLTSPAFGHGTPIPSTHRGRLFGANISPALAWTQPPQGTVELALIAQDPDVPFGKPAVHALALGIDPALGGIADNALANPSPVPGIRHGKGPLGRLGYAGPMPIRSHGPHAYVFQLLALDRATELAAGFTLDQLVAAVTGHVLGRARLDGTYENR from the coding sequence ATGCCCGCGAACCCGCTCGGCATCGCACTGCGCAACCGGCGCGCCGGCCAGCACACCCTCGCCTGGGCCGACAGCGCCCTCCAGGCCCCGGAGAACTTCACCCTGACCAGCCCGGCGTTCGGCCACGGCACGCCCATCCCGAGCACCCATCGCGGGCGGCTGTTCGGCGCGAACATCTCCCCGGCCCTCGCCTGGACGCAACCGCCGCAGGGCACCGTCGAGCTCGCGCTCATCGCGCAGGACCCCGACGTCCCCTTCGGCAAGCCGGCCGTCCACGCGCTCGCGCTGGGCATCGACCCGGCCCTGGGCGGCATCGCGGACAACGCCCTGGCCAACCCCAGCCCGGTCCCCGGGATCCGGCACGGCAAGGGCCCGCTCGGCCGCCTGGGCTACGCCGGACCCATGCCGATCCGGTCGCACGGACCCCACGCCTACGTCTTCCAACTCCTCGCTCTCGACCGGGCCACCGAACTGGCAGCCGGTTTCACCCTGGACCAACTGGTCGCCGCCGTCACGGGCCATGTCCTCGGACGGGCCCGGTTGGACGGGACCTATGAGAACCGCTGA
- a CDS encoding phosphotransferase family protein: MIKGEGAERAGADLEAQSWGSTRSWVAQRLAAGERIADVARLRGGWTSEMRRLSIVGPDGRRDLVLRSFVKPFYVRHAEGLLSREAEILGLLGGTDVPAAALVAVDATATCCDHPSLLMSLLRGTVRVDEVRVEQRVDLLADQLVRIHQVEVTAETRPRTWQPWTSPERVTLPESTARPELWRRAVDVIRQAPPAYEPCFLHRDFHPGNVLFDGDGDDVRVSGIVDWVETSWGPADLDVAHCSSALALLHGVPLGMTFADRYLAAGGQLAGENAAHLYWRLLDALAFAPDAEKVAVPWRELGRSDLTPSLLAGRLEAYIQALFERYS; this comes from the coding sequence GTGATCAAAGGTGAGGGCGCAGAGCGTGCCGGTGCGGATCTTGAGGCGCAGAGCTGGGGCTCCACGCGGTCCTGGGTGGCGCAAAGACTCGCTGCCGGGGAGCGAATAGCGGATGTCGCTCGCCTGCGCGGTGGCTGGACCTCGGAGATGCGCCGGCTGAGCATCGTTGGGCCGGACGGTCGTCGTGACCTGGTGTTGCGGTCGTTCGTGAAGCCTTTCTACGTCCGGCACGCGGAGGGTCTGCTGTCACGTGAGGCCGAAATCCTGGGCCTGCTCGGTGGGACGGATGTGCCCGCAGCCGCGCTCGTGGCGGTGGACGCGACGGCGACCTGCTGCGACCATCCGTCCTTGCTGATGTCGCTGCTGCGCGGGACCGTCCGTGTGGACGAGGTCCGTGTCGAGCAGCGTGTCGATCTGTTGGCCGACCAGTTGGTTCGCATCCACCAGGTCGAGGTCACTGCGGAGACGAGGCCGCGGACCTGGCAGCCCTGGACCTCCCCGGAGCGGGTGACGCTGCCTGAGTCCACGGCGAGGCCGGAGCTTTGGCGACGGGCTGTCGATGTCATCCGGCAGGCTCCTCCCGCCTACGAGCCCTGCTTCCTGCACCGGGACTTCCATCCGGGCAACGTTCTGTTCGACGGTGACGGCGACGACGTCCGTGTCAGCGGCATCGTCGACTGGGTGGAGACCTCGTGGGGCCCGGCCGACCTGGACGTGGCCCACTGTTCGAGTGCCCTGGCCCTACTCCACGGCGTCCCCCTGGGCATGACCTTTGCGGACCGGTACCTCGCCGCAGGAGGACAGCTCGCGGGTGAGAACGCGGCGCATCTGTACTGGCGGCTACTCGACGCGTTGGCCTTTGCTCCGGATGCCGAGAAGGTCGCCGTCCCCTGGCGCGAACTGGGCCGCTCGGATCTGACCCCTTCTCTGCTGGCCGGCAGACTTGAGGCATACATCCAGGCTCTCTTCGAACGCTACTCGTGA